The Tubulanus polymorphus chromosome 1, tnTubPoly1.2, whole genome shotgun sequence genome contains a region encoding:
- the LOC141915155 gene encoding insulinoma-associated protein 1a-like, producing MPRSLMVKRQNNIVAVSHRPKYNSDDERSNDSGSDVDINLNTNFGSPDSGYSGQARSPISFAHKDIECGNYNDRDSVCSTPSSTVSNLNVAPHLPIFQSPLYFPAFDRLSISSPYGISLHEQKANLSPSSPSKKRCIDAEKSTKSPRKPKAARKLNFDENKSSPVSGTIIKDFVDEVDGIRHVSGDIDSSLNFVEVTPEAKAELEKIENKIGDYICQLCKERYEDAFQLAQHRCSRIVHVEYRCPECDKVFNCPANLASHRRWHKPRPNQASKNTATPSAPSPPSRIISLNPNLGLSVGGTGTMVPVESDLESDGSISPGSHATTEEGLFDCQMCGKKFRRQAYLRKHMASHLQEDRPYPCQLCGKIFRSEGSRSKHMLQHSTSSNIRDFTCTICGQGLPNKGSLEKHVRMHSNEVFPCKYCSSTFYSSPGLTRHINKCHPSENRQVILLQMPVNRPC from the coding sequence ATGCCGCGATCTTTGATGGTCAAGCGACAAAATAACATTGTTGCCGTGTCACACCGACCTAAGTACAATTCAGACGACGAGAGAAGCAACGACAGTGGATCCGATGTCGATATTAATTTGAATACGAACTTTGGCTCACCGGATTCGGGTTATTCTGGTCAGGCGAGAAGTCCGATTTCGTTTGCTCACAAAGATATCGAATGTGGTAACTACAACGACCGGGATTCCGTGTGCTCGACGCCGAGTTCGACCGTTTCTAATTTGAACGTCGCGCCACATTTGCCTATTTTTCAATCGCCGCTGTATTTCCCTGCATTTGACCGTCTCAGTATTTCTTCACCTTACGGCATTTCTCTACACGAACAGAAAGCGAACTTATCGCCATCGAGTCCGAGCAAAAAACGTTGTATCGATGCCGAGAAGTCGACGAAGTCACCGAGGAAACCGAAAGCGGCTAGAAAACTCAACTTCGACGAGAACAAATCGTCGCCGGTTTCTGGGACAATAATCAAAGACTTTGTCGATGAAGTCGATGGCATACGCCACGTGAGCGGGGATATCGACAGCAGTTTGAACTTCGTCGAAGTGACACCCGAAGCAAAAGCGGAActcgaaaaaattgaaaacaaaatcgGAGATTATATTTGTCAGCTGTGTAAAGAACGTTATGAAGATGCCTTCCAGTTAGCCCAGCATCGCTGTTCGCGAATTGTTCACGTAGAATATCGTTGTCCAGAATGCGACAAAGTTTTCAACTGTCCAGCGAACTTGGCTTCACATCGTCGCTGGCACAAACCGCGTCCGAATCAGGCCTCCAAAAACACTGCCACTCCATCGGCGCCATCGCCGCCTTCACGAATCATATCACTCAACCCGAATTTAGGACTTTCGGTCGGAGGTACTGGTACTATGGTACCGGTGGAGAGCGACCTGGAGTCGGATGGGTCAATTTCACCTGGATCTCATGCAACGACTGAAGAAGGCCTCTTCGATTGTCAGATGTGCGGGAAAAAATTCAGACGACAGGCGTACCTTAGAAAGCACATGGCTTCTCATCTACAAGAAGACCGTCCATACCCTTGCCAACTCTGCGGCAAGATATTCCGTTCTGAAGGAAGCCGATCCAAGCACATGCTTCAACATTCCACTTCATCAAACATCAGGGACTTTACGTGTACAATTTGCGGCCAAGGGCTGCCAAACAAAGGTTCCTTGGAGAAACACGTTCGCATGCACTCAAATGAGGTATTCCCATGTAAGTATTGTTCTAGTACATTTTACAGTTCGCCAGGTTTAACTAGGCATATTAATAAGTGTCATCCTTCAGAAAACAGACAAGTTATTCTTTTACAAATGCCTGTAAATCGTCCATGCTGA